The sequence TCGAAGCCACCGCAGTATGCGTTCAGCAACGAAGCGTTAATCAGCCGCCGCCAGATTCTCCAAGCTGCTTGTGAAACCCTAGCTGACCCTGCTTCCCGCAGGGAGTACAACCAGGGACTCGTTGAAGATGAAGACGCCACCGTTTTCACTCAAGTCCCTTTCGATAAGGTCATTTTATAATTGAAGCTCAGCCAATCTTGAATCGTAAACTTGGAGTTTATGACTTGACTTAACTTGACTTTAGAGTTCGATAATGCTGTTTGTTTGTTAATGCAACTTCGATTTTTAAACTGTTCAGGTAGTTCTTATTCACTAGATTAAAACATTAGAGATCATCTTCAACTAGTGGGAAATAGTTTAATTTTTGCTGCATAGTCTATTAGTGATTTTCAAGTGGTAGGTAAGCTCATCCTTATCCCCTTTGTCTCGAGTTCGAGCCCTTGGATGTATATAGAACTGTATTGAGAGCAGTTATAGTTCCTCCAGTCGGGTTAGTATACCAGCGGCAAAGACTCATGTTTTTAATTCTTACTTTAATTGTGCTTGTTAATGGAGTGTAAATAGAGTATATAAATGAGGTTATAATTTCAATTCAGGATTTTTGTTTTTGGGGTAGAATAAGGTCATGTTTTGCTATTAATATTGTCAAAGCAAGTTTTTATTGACATGCATAAAGATTGAAAGGATAAATGTTGTGCAATGGATGGAGTATTGGAGTATGGTTCAATGTATATGGAAGGAATGCACAAAATTTTGAATATTATATGTCAAAAGTTTCCCCCTTATCACAGTACATGTGTTTGACAAGTGGAGTGTATGTATAGGTGACCCCATGTTGTTTTTGGCTTAATTTGTTCAATTGCATAAGAAGGCAGTGATGGGTTTTTTGCAGGTTCCTGGAGCTCTCTGCGTGCTGCAGGAAGCTGGGGAGACTGAGTTGGTGCTTCAGATTGGGCAGGGCTTGCTGAGAGAGAGATTGCCCAAGTCATTTAAGCAAGATGTCGTGTTGGCCATGTCGCTCGCTTATGTTGACATCTCGAGGGATGCTATGGCCTTTACCACTCCGGATTTCATTACTGCATGTGAGATGCTTGAGAGGGCATTGAAACTTTTGCAGGTGAATATGATAGTTCCATGGCTATGGATGATGGTTTTTTTGTTTCTCGATTGCTGTATCTTAAAATTTGCCATTTTCCAAAGAATATTGGTTTCGGATGATTTGACTTTTTTTAAGTCAATGCTTCTAATTATATCAATAGGGATGTGTGGAATTTGGTTTGACACTGTGACAGGATTAATCATGACATTGCAAGCCACTGTATAGTTGTTATAATGTTCAATTAGGTTTTGTATAAACATTGATggtttaaaatttgacacaatatAAAATACAGTTCTGATACAAAGTGCTCTCTGCGAACTTGATTATGTAGGAAGAAGGAGCAAGCAGCCTAGCACCAGATTTACAAGCACAAATCGATGAGACACTGGAGGAGATAACCCCACGTTGTGTTTTGGAACTTCTATCCTTGCCCCTTGATGAAGAACATCGAGCACGAAGGGATGAAGGTCTGCAGGGTGTCCGCAACATTTTGTGGGCTGTTGGAGGAGGTGGTGCGGCAGCAATTGCTGGGGGTTTCACACGTGAGGACTTCATGAATGAGGCTTTTTTACATATGACAGCAGTTGAACAGGTATTCTTGCATTGTCGTTTTgcatatttttctgtaattttctcttcaggtttatttttgaaaatttcccctcatcttgtttcctttttacCTTCAATATTCTTTGAAGGTTGATCTTTTTGTGGCCACACCAAGTAATATACCAGCTGAAAGTTTTGAAGCGTATGGGGTGGCACTTGCGCTCGTTGCTCAAGCCTTTGTAGGTAAAAAGCCACATCTTATCCAAGATGCGGATAACTTATTCCAACAACTTCAACAAACAAAGGTAACAACTATGAGACATGCTGCCTCTATTAATGCTCCAAAGAGAGAGGTTGATTTTGCTTTAGAAAGGGGCCTCTGTGCATTGCTTGTTGGGGAGCTAGATCAGTGTCGATCATGGTTGGGACTAGACAGTGAGAGCTCTCCATATAGAAATTCATCCATTGTAGAATTTGTAATGGAAAATGCCAAGGGTGATGAAGACAGTGATCTTCCTGGACTCTGCAGATTGTTAGAGGCATGGTTGATGGAAGTAGTTTTTCCGAGATTCAGAGATACTAAAGAGATAACATTCAAGCTTGGAGATTACTATGATGACCCTACAGTGCTCAGGTATCTAGAGAGGCTGGAGAGTGTTGGGCATTCACCCTTGGCTGCTGCAGCAGCCATAGTGAAAATCGGAGCTGAGGCTACTGCTGTTATTGGTCATGTCAAGGATAGTGCAATGAATGCATTGAAGAAGGTGTTTCCTGTTGGTTATGAAGATAAAATTGTGAAAACTCAAGAGAATGACGGGAAGGAATATTTCAATCTTTCTGAAAGTGAGAATCTTTTAATTTCACCGGATCAAGATACTTCGACTGGTATTGAGGTTTCTGGAACAAGAAAATCTTCTGAGATAAGTGGTGATGAGATAATTACTGACAAAATTAAAGATGCAACTGTGAAGATCATGTGTGCTGGCGTTGTGATTGGCCTCGTGACTGTGGTTGGCTTGAAGTTTATACCTGCTAGGCATGGCTCACCCACCATACGCAAGACAACTGGTTCGGCACTGGCATCAGATACTGTCAACATAGGTATTACCTTTAGAGACACCCGCAATTAGGATCACAATTACAAATAGATTTCCATCATGAAATTTCTTATCATCTGAATGATTCAGTTACTGCTGATCAGAAATTTGATTTCAGAAGTTCATAGTTAACTTCTAGCAATTATTGCATGGTGCGTATAATACATATTCATCTGCACAGGTTCCTCGGGAGGCGAAGAATTAGAAGAGCAACTTCCGAAAATGGATGCAAGGGTTGCTGAAGCTGTGGTTCGCAATTGGCAGAACATCAAATCCCAAGCTTTTGGACCCGAACACTGCCTCGAAAAATTGCCAGAGGTAAAGAATTAATTTGGTCCTTATGAAAATGGAGGTGATAATCACAACTTTACAAAAACATGACCAATATGCtgaaaatcttgtgattttgagGAAGTGCTTTAAAAGAAGCTCATTGTAGACTAATGAATGCGATTTTATCCTAGACAACTTGAAATTCTACTGTGATTTCCTTAATTTTCATCTTCATATATGTCAAGTTTTGCTGAATTTAAGATATGCTATAGGTACTTGATCACGAGATGTTGAAGATATGGTCCGATCGGGCATCCGAGATTGCAGAGCGCGGTTGGTCCTATAACTACACGTTGGAGGACCTCAGCATCGATAGCGTGACTATATCCCAGAATGGGCGGCGTGCGGTGGTCGAGACAACTCTCAAAGAGTCAACCCACCTCAATGCTGTAAGTCATCCGCAGCACAATGCTTCAAGCAGCAAAACCTACACAACAAGATATGTGATGTCTTGTTCAGATTCAGGTTGGAAAATCGTTGAAGGAGCTGTTCTTGAGTCATAGTCATGTTTTGTAATATTGTTTGCACTTTTCGAGCACTCTTAATGTAGTTAACCTGTAAATACTCCATCTATGTGCTATCAGATTGTTCAATTAGCTGCAAAATGTTTGAAAATTTCATgcagaaataaataattttttattatttattttgtttttttaaacaTGTAATTTGGACTTTGATCTAAGCCATGTCCAAACAAAATATCAGGTATCGGTTAAATTTAACGAAAGGTGATAATAACTTAATAAGTGATAACTATTGCCTCAAGTTTGATTTTATTCTGTGCAGTATGATTTCTTAATCTAACAAATgagttaatttacttttcttaataaaaaaataaataggtgcACGGAGTGAATTAGGTATTTCATATGGCAAATATAAAGAGTTTTAATTTTAACAAACGTGATAATAAGATGGCTGCAtttattttttctctcttctctcctctcttttcttcttaatttttaaAAGGTATTATTTTTCTTTGATATAACAATTATAATTATTTTGGTCTCTAAATTTTCACCTGTTAATTAACTTGGTCCTTGAATTTTATAATTATCATTTATCAATACTTTATGGTATAGTAATAACGTGTTCCGACAATACCACCTGTAACAAAAAGATTTGTTGATGACCTGTCGTATTAATGACACGTGGCATGATAACTAATATTATAAGACGTAACACTAAAATCTACCGTTTCATCAACAATAATGTTAAAACATAATTTATAAAAGAGATTAATTTGATCCAtcattataaaatttatagacCAAATTAATCCGTTTAAAAAATCCAGGAAACAAATTGATTGGTTTTCTTCAGCTATGATATTGCATGATAGTTGTACCAAAAGCTTCATTATGATAATGTGAAATATTATTCGTATCTACTACGTCTTTTGTTACATGTTGTTCTCTATCTCAAAGTCTTCTTAGGCTTAAAGGCCAAGCAATAGCAACTCATGCAAATTAAAGCAATTAAAGTGGGACCTATGTATCAATGAATGTATGATAATAATGTGCCAAGTTGATACGGTATCTTAGGGAGAAATTTTTATATGCTATATAGTATTCGAGCAAGATATTTTTCTTGCTACACACGcatcatttattatttaaatttgtcACTATAATTTTATTTGTGGACTAGTAAGAATAAAAGAGTACAATTATGATTAATGTTATAAATTTCTTAACCAGTAACTCCTATGAATCTGAAAgatagaaattaaatgggaatacAATTAATAATCACATATATAtggaataaattattatttattcacTTGAGATGATGCATTCATGGTTGAATTATTAATTTATGGACTAAAGTTTTTCTTATTTCGTGGAGAAGTTTTCATTGTACCAAAATGTTGACTATATATGGGAACTTTAATTATACTTTATCAAATCAACAAAGaatgagaaaaagaaagtaacctCCCTAAAAACGTTTAGATGCTCCCCTTATCATTTTCATTAGATCCTCCTTTGAACTCTTTTTCAACAATAATATTTCAAAAGTTTAATTGTGTGCTAATGAAAAGATCAATCTAGTACTACATTTTAGGTTTTATATTCTTTTTAATATAGTAATTATTATATAGTACTTTTAGTAAATATCAGCTCCTATAAAaagcagttttttttttttcttgataatatttcACCAGAGACTACTCATGAAGCTAAGGCTGATATTTAATTACAAGTATACTCATTTTGTTTCTCAGTATATTATTAAGTTGAAAACCATTTTTTCACACTTAAATAGTGTGtagattattttatataattatccaTNNNNNNNNNNNNNNNNNNNNNNNNNNNNNNNNNNNNNNNNNNNNNNNNNNNNNNNNNNNNNNNNNNNNNNNNNNNNNNNNNNNNNNNNNNNNNNNNNNNNNNNNNNNNNNNNNNNNNNNNNNNNNNNNNNNNNNNNNNNNNNNNNNNNNNNNNNNNNNNNNNNNNNNNNNNNNNNNNNNNNNNNNNNNNNNNNNNNNNNNNNNNNNNNNNNNNNNNNNNNNNNNNNNNNNNNNNNNNNNNNNNNNNNNNNNNNNNNNNNNNNNNNNNNNNNNNNNNNNNNNNNNNNNNNNNNNNNNNNNNNNNNNNNNNNNNNNNNNNNNNNNNNNNNNNNNNNNNNNNNNNNNNNNNNNNNNNNNNNNNNNNNNNNNNNNNNNNNNNNNNNNNNNNNNNNNNNNNNNNNNNNNNNNNNNNNNNNNNNNNNNNNNNNNNNNNNNNNNNNNNNNNNNNNNNNNNNNNNNNNNNNNNNNNNNNNNNNNNNNNNNNNttatttaataataataaaaaatatattgacTTGGTATATAATAAAGAGTTATGTTAGGGAGACATTAACACAAAAGTTTTCTTATTTTCAGACTATAAATGCATTTAAAAAGtcaaaaaaagataaattatgaCTCTATATAGTAATTATTTTAGAGCATGCATTGTTAGTGGGGACACATAGGGGTTACCCTATCTATTGCTACAATAATTGTATGTGGGGGAACAAAGTGAACCCTAAGacatctcaatttttttttttaaatctttgttATGACCTGTTTTGTTAAATTATtgtatgaatgttaaatttttttAGCTCTTATACATAAAAAGACTTGCAAATAACTTTTCAAGTGGCTTTTATATTATTAGTAGCAAAAGTTAATCTTATTATTAGAAATTATAAGAGTTAGTTACTTTACACCTATAAATATTACGaggtttttagttttagataatgTGAGGCTTTATACTTGTATATTTGTAAAATGTAGGTCTATTCTTTATTAGTTGCAACaaccattttttttaaatcagtAGTGAATAACTCGATCTTTTTAAGGAATACATGGTACTAATATCAAGTGATTAAATTTAATTTCCTTTGATATCGTCATCAAAgaccaaaatcaaccaaaaaaatAGATTAGACGATAAACATAAATTAATAAACAAGTAAACAATACATAGAGAATTAAAATATTCCTCAAATATAACACgttgaattgaattttttttattgtgtacTTTCATCACCTGTACTGCATAAGAAGCTAATGTACTCACTTTTCCCACTTTATCCATCTATAACAGCAACAACAACGTAATTCTATCACCAAATGTTtagattttataataaaattaagagGAACTCATATAATTAAACTTTATTATACAAAGATacactcatttttattttagcttACTAACttgaatttaatttatataaataacaaGGTGTTCTATTTGCAACTACTTAAGAAATTTACCACTTTTTTCAAAATGTCTTATAGATTTTGAATATATATAATCATGTGGGGACAGATATAATTAGTTTTTTGGTGGCGTAACCTATATACAACTGTGACAACTAGTAATAGTATCTATATATATGTGACATTTATCCTTTTTCTGTAGCATAGGAAAAATATGGAAGCCACGTTTAATAAGTATTTGAttctcttctcaatgttcataaTGTTAATTGTTAGGCTTAAAGGTGATGATCAAAGTCAAGGCAATGCCACATTGGTGACTCTCCCATTAAACCTACAAGGTAAtaaaagtagtgaagaagcaaAGGGAAAACACAATAACGAAGTTGTGTTCAACTCAAGCAAAGGAGGAGGTGGTGGCGGCGGAGGTGGAGGGTTTAAATGGGGTTGGGGTGGCGGAGGCGGNNNNNNNNNNNNNNNNNNNNNNNNNNNNNNNNNNNNNNNNNNNNNNNNNNNNNNNNNNNNNNNNNNNNNNNNNNNNNNNNNNNNNNNNNNNNNNNNNNNNNNTGGAAGGGTTAGAGGGAGAAGGCATTATCACAAACACAAGAAGGGCAATAattataataagaataataaagaaGATTACAAGATTGGGGAATATGCAGAATGCATGGCAACAACAAGATGCAAAGGAATGAGATTGGATTGTCCACTTCACTGTGGTGGATCATGTTTCTATGATTGTCACCATATGTGTAAGCCTCATTGTTGGAGACCTTAACATACATTGTTTTTCAAGGGAATTAGACATCATATTAAGAGGTTCAATTTTGGTCAATAAACCTAATTTAACAatccaatcttttttttttattattttttattatttttttggctTGCTCCACCTATCTATCATCACTTATGTTGTTATTTCTATTTTGCATGTGATTAAATATTTCGTTTTTCTTCATCAATGCATGTTTTTTTTATTGTAATGAAATAATGCTTGTTAATGATAATTAAGGAGCTCTTGTTGGCACACTTAGATTTCAATTGAGATATcaactgttaaatatgttgattAGCTTTTCGTTAATTTATTTATAGGAATTTCATTGACTAGTAAGACAATGATTAGATTAAACTTTTTCTATAAATGATTAATCCCTTGCACCATATTTGCCAGCTGGTTTTATACAGGTCGCTTATAATAGaataaaatatgattttttttcttaatgtttttaaataaaatgataaaagtAATTATTAAGAATTTTGCTAGGTAAATAATGATttttgtaaacaatgtgaataatgggGAGTCTctgttttttcaaaaatatgttaaGAAAACATCCTTAGTAGAtgctatttatatattatttgtaACAGGGTAAAATCTTATAATAGAAAAATGAGGACAGGTATTATTTCTGTGCATATAGTGGTACTGTTATTTTTGGACACGCACTTGGTGCTCATGTCGAAGACACTCATTCACTTAATTTGTAGACATACTAAAAATAACATCTTCGAATTGTTGACCCTAAAATGGATACCAAGACTAATACTTTTTGAATTAATAATTTTCTAAAAACGTATAATAATACGGTGGTAGAGAACGAGATATGATGATAAATAATGTACTGACTTCAACAATGGGGACACCTTTAATTTTATCGAGATACacaaaaataaatattgtttagtTTGGAGgaatatgagagaaaaaaaatataaaaaaaataattaaataattaaatttttt is a genomic window of Arachis ipaensis cultivar K30076 chromosome B06, Araip1.1, whole genome shotgun sequence containing:
- the LOC107645288 gene encoding protein ACCUMULATION AND REPLICATION OF CHLOROPLASTS 6, chloroplastic (The sequence of the model RefSeq protein was modified relative to this genomic sequence to represent the inferred CDS: added 57 bases not found in genome assembly) — protein: PPLLHFSQRRTRLSFSSSASKWAERLISDFQFIGDSDHHYSSAAAASATLSPPRYDSPPEQRFVSIPLDFYRILGAETHFLGDGIRRAYEARFSKPPQYAFSNEALISRRQILQAACETLADPASRREYNQGLVEDEDATVFTQVPFDKVPGALCVLQEAGETELVLQIGQGLLRERLPKSFKQDVVLAMSLAYVDISRDAMAFTTPDFITACEMLERALKLLQEEGASSLAPDLQAQIDETLEEITPRCVLELLSLPLDEEHRARRDEGLQGVRNILWAVGGGGAAAIAGGFTREDFMNEAFLHMTAVEQVDLFVATPSNIPAESFEAYGVALALVAQAFVGKKPHLIQDADNLFQQLQQTKVTTMRHAASINAPKREVDFALERGLCALLVGELDQCRSWLGLDSESSPYRNSSIVEFVMENAKGDEDSDLPGLCRLLEAWLMEVVFPRFRDTKEITFKLGDYYDDPTVLRYLERLESVGHSPLAAAAAIVKIGAEATAVIGHVKDSAMNALKKVFPVGYEDKIVKTQENDGKEYFNLSESENLLISPDQDTSTGIEVSGTRKSSEISGDEIITDKIKDATVKIMCAGVVIGLVTVVGLKFIPARHGSPTIRKTTGSALASDTVNIGSSGGEELEEQLPKMDARVAEAVVRNWQNIKSQAFGPEHCLEKLPEVLDHEMLKIWSDRASEIAERGWSYNYTLEDLSIDSVTISQNGRRAVVETTLKESTHLNAVSHPQHNASSSKTYTTRYVMSCSDSGWKIVEGAVLES